The following proteins come from a genomic window of Proteiniphilum propionicum:
- a CDS encoding tetratricopeptide repeat protein: MKKILIAVFLFFSTLSVSAQVNTDRVMMIGKNALYFEDYVLAIQYFNQVITAKPYLADPYYFRAVAKFMLDDFKGAEDDASNCLVRNPYYTAAYQLRGAARQNQEKYELAATDYQRSLEFFPEDRLTLVNMGIVNIEMKQYDIAEKFFDVLLRRFPDYTPGYITRSQMYLELKDTINAMADLNKAIEIDPYTSQSFSARGLLYFQQNEYNRALADLDEAIRLDPYFEGNYINRGLVKYHLNDLRGAMADYDRVIEMDESNLIARFNRGLLRAQVADNNRAIKDFDKVIELQPGNTIAYLNRAMLNNEIGNKTDALNDLNYVLEEHPDFFTGYYMRSQLKRELDDLRGAERDYMLARSEEAKARKVATENPEPFKQAREQGDARDTRDQADQDIDKFNLLVVADEDTSQKSKYQRQSRGKVQNMRAPVELEPKFVLTYYERDYEVRRPVYYSETIDRANKELYLTWLLKVTNNEASLNELQIQTHFRSIDNYSGRIEHESANAALYFGRGMDFMLVQDYENALKDMSRVLELMPDMLVAHFAKAIIRTKQIEYDHLIEQPLLMDAQSGIDLPDLGKMPGKAKLPEISTKSIEYEEILKEYEKIISLNPGFIYAYYNRAEIFSLEKDFRAAIADYTKAIELEPQFAEAYFNRGLSRLSIGESEDGLDDLRKAGELGVVQSYSIIKRMQ, translated from the coding sequence ATGAAGAAAATTCTCATAGCTGTCTTTCTATTTTTCTCAACTCTGTCGGTATCGGCACAGGTAAACACAGACCGCGTAATGATGATAGGGAAAAACGCGCTTTATTTTGAAGATTATGTGTTGGCAATTCAATATTTTAATCAGGTAATAACTGCGAAACCATACCTCGCTGATCCCTATTACTTTAGAGCAGTCGCAAAATTTATGCTCGATGATTTTAAAGGGGCTGAGGATGATGCCTCTAACTGTCTGGTTCGTAATCCCTACTATACCGCTGCATATCAGCTTCGCGGTGCAGCCCGGCAAAATCAGGAAAAGTATGAGCTGGCCGCCACCGACTATCAGAGAAGCCTTGAGTTTTTTCCTGAAGACAGGCTTACCCTGGTAAATATGGGGATAGTGAATATCGAGATGAAGCAATACGATATTGCTGAGAAGTTTTTCGACGTGCTGCTCCGCCGTTTCCCTGATTATACACCGGGATACATTACACGTTCACAGATGTACCTTGAACTGAAAGATACCATCAATGCAATGGCTGATCTGAATAAAGCAATCGAGATTGATCCCTATACTTCTCAATCTTTTTCTGCAAGAGGGCTGCTCTATTTCCAGCAGAACGAGTATAACAGGGCTCTTGCCGACCTTGATGAGGCTATACGGCTAGATCCTTATTTTGAAGGGAATTACATCAACAGGGGGTTAGTGAAATACCACCTTAACGACCTGCGCGGAGCGATGGCCGATTACGACAGGGTAATAGAGATGGATGAGAGTAACCTTATTGCCCGGTTTAACAGGGGGCTGTTGCGTGCTCAGGTTGCAGATAACAACAGGGCGATAAAGGATTTCGATAAAGTTATTGAGCTGCAGCCAGGCAACACAATAGCATATCTGAACAGGGCTATGCTGAACAACGAAATTGGAAATAAAACCGATGCATTGAACGATTTGAACTATGTGTTGGAGGAACATCCCGATTTTTTTACCGGTTATTATATGCGTTCGCAGTTGAAGCGTGAGTTGGACGATCTCCGTGGTGCAGAACGTGATTATATGCTGGCCCGTTCAGAAGAGGCTAAAGCGAGAAAGGTGGCCACAGAGAATCCAGAACCATTTAAACAGGCACGAGAGCAGGGTGATGCAAGAGATACCCGCGATCAGGCCGATCAGGATATAGATAAGTTCAACTTGCTGGTGGTGGCAGATGAAGACACTTCACAGAAAAGCAAGTATCAGCGTCAAAGCAGGGGAAAAGTACAGAATATGAGAGCCCCGGTCGAGCTTGAGCCAAAGTTTGTACTCACCTATTATGAAAGGGATTACGAGGTGCGCAGGCCGGTATACTATTCAGAAACTATAGACAGGGCAAACAAAGAGCTTTACCTTACCTGGCTTCTGAAAGTTACCAACAACGAGGCGTCGTTAAATGAGTTGCAGATACAAACACATTTCCGCTCTATTGACAACTATTCTGGAAGGATTGAACATGAGTCCGCTAACGCTGCTCTCTATTTCGGAAGAGGAATGGATTTTATGCTTGTTCAGGATTATGAAAATGCTCTTAAGGACATGAGCAGGGTCCTTGAATTGATGCCGGACATGTTGGTAGCTCATTTTGCAAAAGCGATTATCCGCACAAAACAAATTGAATATGATCATCTGATTGAACAGCCGCTACTGATGGATGCACAGTCAGGGATCGATCTGCCTGATCTGGGTAAAATGCCTGGAAAGGCTAAGTTGCCGGAGATATCAACAAAGTCGATTGAATATGAAGAGATACTGAAAGAGTATGAAAAGATTATCAGCTTAAATCCCGGTTTCATATACGCTTATTACAACCGTGCCGAGATCTTCAGCCTTGAGAAAGATTTTCGTGCTGCGATAGCCGACTACACCAAGGCTATTGAGCTAGAACCTCAGTTTGCCGAAGCTTATTTTAACCGGGGATTGTCACGCCTCTCTATCGGAGAGTCCGAAGATGGGCTAGACGACCTCCGCAAAGCAGGTGAACTGGGTGTTGTTCAATCATACAGTATTATTAAGAGAATGCAGTAA
- the tsaE gene encoding tRNA (adenosine(37)-N6)-threonylcarbamoyltransferase complex ATPase subunit type 1 TsaE, giving the protein MDIKINDLTKIGSAAREFIANMGDDKVFAFYGSMGAGKTTFIKAVCEELGVRETVTSPTFAIINEYKDRDGDSIFHFDFYRINKLEEVFDLGCEDYFYSGSRCFIEWPELIEPVLPENTVKMLICEESDGSRIVRRI; this is encoded by the coding sequence ATGGATATAAAAATAAATGATTTAACAAAAATAGGATCTGCTGCACGTGAATTCATCGCGAATATGGGTGATGACAAGGTCTTTGCTTTTTATGGGAGCATGGGTGCAGGGAAAACAACATTTATTAAAGCAGTCTGCGAGGAACTTGGGGTAAGGGAGACTGTTACAAGTCCAACTTTCGCTATCATCAATGAGTATAAAGACAGAGACGGGGACTCAATATTTCATTTCGACTTCTACCGCATCAACAAGCTTGAAGAGGTTTTTGATTTAGGCTGTGAAGATTACTTTTACAGTGGTAGTCGCTGCTTTATAGAGTGGCCCGAGCTGATAGAGCCTGTTTTACCTGAGAATACCGTGAAAATGTTAATATGTGAAGAGAGCGATGGAAGCAGGATTGTACGGCGCATCTGA
- the porX gene encoding T9SS response regulator signal transducer PorX — protein sequence MDKAQFLWVDDEIDLLKPYVLFLEEKGYLMKCVNNGREALELCRTHFFDIVFLDEHMPGLSGLETLAGIHALQPDMPVVMITKSEDEGIMDQAISSKITDYLIKPVNPNQVLMAIKKILDKKELISKAATGNYRDRYNQLSVEIGSSRLPNDWISVYKELVYWEMVLDQIQSPMKEMLFAQKAEAGRLFAKFVRKRYGEWMINCTSRPVMSHGLFEKFVFPILEKNEKLFFILIDNFRFDQWQSIKDIVSEYFSCNETLYFSILPTATPYARNAIFSGLMPKQISETYPEMWIDETDQEGKNMMEERLIHEHLLRSGRDVKFSYHKVNTNLEGEKLNARFSELESKSLNIAVFNFIDMLAHSRTESKMIRELSPDESAYRSLTKTWFLHSPLLKLFKDISRKGYRAVLTTDHGAIRVKNGVKVIGDRETNVNLRYKLGRNLAYDPKRVFDIIHPENFGLPSPDITTRYIFAQNDDFFVYPNNYNHYASFYGNTFQHGGISLEEMLVPFVTLSPR from the coding sequence ATGGATAAGGCGCAGTTTCTCTGGGTGGATGATGAGATAGACCTGTTGAAACCATATGTTCTTTTTCTGGAAGAGAAGGGGTACCTGATGAAATGCGTAAATAATGGGCGTGAGGCACTTGAGTTGTGCCGCACACATTTTTTTGATATTGTTTTTCTTGATGAACATATGCCTGGGTTGTCGGGATTGGAAACACTTGCAGGAATTCATGCATTGCAGCCTGATATGCCTGTAGTAATGATAACCAAAAGTGAAGATGAAGGCATAATGGATCAGGCGATCAGCAGCAAAATTACCGACTATCTGATAAAACCGGTTAATCCTAACCAGGTGCTGATGGCTATTAAAAAAATCTTAGATAAAAAAGAACTTATTTCAAAAGCAGCGACTGGTAATTATCGTGATAGATATAATCAGCTGAGTGTTGAAATTGGAAGTAGCCGCTTGCCCAACGATTGGATCTCTGTTTATAAAGAGCTGGTTTATTGGGAAATGGTCCTTGACCAAATACAGAGCCCGATGAAAGAGATGCTTTTTGCACAGAAGGCAGAAGCAGGAAGGCTATTTGCTAAGTTTGTAAGGAAAAGATATGGAGAGTGGATGATAAACTGTACTTCGCGTCCCGTGATGAGCCATGGCCTTTTCGAGAAATTTGTTTTCCCGATTTTAGAAAAAAACGAAAAACTCTTTTTTATTCTTATCGATAATTTTCGTTTCGATCAGTGGCAGTCAATTAAAGATATTGTCAGTGAGTACTTCTCATGCAATGAGACTCTTTACTTCAGTATTCTGCCAACAGCAACTCCTTATGCAAGGAATGCCATTTTTTCAGGGTTGATGCCAAAACAAATTTCGGAAACATATCCGGAAATGTGGATTGACGAAACTGATCAAGAAGGTAAAAATATGATGGAGGAGCGACTCATCCATGAACATTTACTCAGGTCGGGGCGTGATGTTAAGTTTTCATATCACAAGGTGAATACCAACCTGGAGGGAGAAAAACTGAACGCCCGTTTTTCGGAACTTGAGAGCAAGAGCCTGAATATTGCAGTATTCAACTTTATTGATATGCTTGCACACTCGAGAACAGAGTCAAAAATGATTCGGGAACTCTCACCAGATGAGTCTGCATACCGTTCACTCACAAAAACATGGTTTTTGCATTCACCGCTTCTGAAGTTGTTTAAAGATATATCGCGGAAAGGTTACAGGGCAGTGCTTACTACCGACCATGGCGCCATACGTGTTAAAAATGGGGTAAAGGTAATCGGTGACAGAGAAACCAATGTCAACCTCCGTTACAAGCTGGGCAGAAATCTGGCCTACGATCCAAAGAGGGTGTTCGATATTATTCATCCTGAAAATTTCGGGTTGCCGTCTCCCGACATCACTACCAGATATATTTTTGCGCAGAACGATGATTTTTTTGTATATCCAAACAACTACAATCATTATGCGTCTTTTTACGGGAATACGTTCCAGCATGGCGGAATTTCCCTTGAAGAGATGCTAGTGCCTTTTGTCACACTTTCTCCCAGATAG
- the rocD gene encoding ornithine--oxo-acid transaminase, whose amino-acid sequence MTASTKAGHYIDLEEKYGAHNYNPLPVVLSRGKGCYLWDVNGKRYYDFLSAYSAVNQGHCHPKIVRALKEQARTLCLTSRAFYNDCLGPYEEYIHNYFGYDKVLPMNTGAEGVETSLKLARKWGYLKKGIPENEAIIVVCEGNFHGRTITIISASTDKDARADYGPYTPGIEIIPYNDPQALASILEAKGNLIAGFLVEPIQGEAGVNVPDEGYLKACYELCEKHNVLFIADEVQTGIARTGEKLCCDHEGVRPDIVILGKAISGGVLPVSAVLADDEIMLTIRPGQHGSTFGGFPLACKVAKAALEVVREENLAEKAALLGGIFREEMEKIHSPFIKQIRGKGLLNAIVIEPHNGKEAWDICLKMAGNGLLAKPTHRHIIRFAPPLVIKEKELRKAIEIIRKSIKAME is encoded by the coding sequence ATGACAGCATCAACAAAAGCAGGGCATTATATTGACCTGGAAGAGAAATACGGAGCACATAACTACAACCCGCTGCCGGTAGTTCTCTCGCGCGGAAAAGGCTGTTACCTATGGGATGTGAACGGGAAGAGGTATTACGATTTCCTTTCGGCCTACTCTGCCGTGAACCAGGGACACTGCCATCCAAAAATTGTGAGGGCACTAAAGGAGCAGGCCAGGACACTTTGTCTTACATCACGTGCATTTTATAACGACTGTCTGGGACCATACGAAGAGTATATTCACAATTATTTCGGATATGACAAGGTTTTGCCAATGAACACCGGCGCAGAAGGAGTGGAAACCTCACTAAAGCTGGCTCGTAAATGGGGTTACCTGAAAAAAGGAATCCCTGAAAACGAGGCAATAATAGTGGTTTGTGAAGGAAACTTTCACGGAAGGACCATAACTATCATCTCCGCCAGCACCGATAAGGATGCTCGTGCAGATTATGGACCCTACACCCCCGGAATTGAAATTATTCCATACAATGATCCGCAAGCACTTGCTTCGATATTGGAAGCAAAAGGCAACCTCATAGCCGGATTTCTGGTAGAACCAATACAGGGTGAAGCAGGTGTAAATGTACCTGATGAAGGATATTTGAAGGCTTGTTACGAACTGTGTGAAAAACACAACGTCCTTTTCATTGCCGATGAGGTTCAGACAGGCATTGCCCGTACAGGTGAAAAACTATGTTGCGACCATGAAGGGGTGCGTCCCGATATTGTGATCCTGGGCAAAGCAATTTCTGGAGGGGTGCTGCCTGTTTCTGCTGTACTCGCCGACGATGAGATTATGCTTACTATCCGTCCCGGCCAGCACGGTTCTACATTTGGCGGTTTTCCATTGGCATGCAAAGTTGCTAAGGCCGCGCTGGAGGTAGTCAGAGAAGAAAATCTTGCAGAGAAGGCTGCTCTTCTGGGTGGCATATTCCGTGAGGAGATGGAGAAAATACACAGTCCGTTTATAAAACAAATACGTGGAAAGGGTTTGCTGAATGCCATTGTTATAGAACCTCACAACGGCAAAGAGGCATGGGATATATGCCTTAAGATGGCCGGGAACGGATTGCTGGCAAAACCTACCCATCGCCACATCATCCGTTTTGCCCCTCCGCTGGTAATCAAGGAAAAAGAGTTGAGAAAGGCAATTGAGATCATTAGAAAATCAATCAAAGCTATGGAATAA
- the ctlX gene encoding citrulline utilization hydrolase CtlX, producing the protein MQTTSKILMVRPARFAYNEQTAGNNYFQHKSDSDSIADTALKEFDALVSMLRGKDIDVTVVQDTLDPWTPDSIFPNNWFSSHITGELVLYPMFAENRRLERKPEVMNLLRRKMDHRKVVDLTHWENEGEFLEGTGSMIFDRYKRIVYCCRSKRTSEKVLADFCSLMNYDAVVFDAIDKKGNPVYHTNVMMSVGTQIAVVSLESIREEKERSKVISSLVSSGKIIVNISLDQVAHFAGNMLELKSRGGHPVMVMSSSARGVLTTAQETIISTYNSIVSADLTTIETNGGGSARCMIAEIFH; encoded by the coding sequence ATGCAGACAACTTCCAAAATATTAATGGTACGCCCTGCACGTTTTGCATATAATGAGCAGACTGCCGGGAACAATTATTTTCAACATAAATCAGATTCTGATTCAATTGCAGATACAGCATTAAAAGAGTTCGATGCACTTGTGAGTATGCTCCGCGGTAAAGATATTGATGTGACTGTTGTTCAGGACACACTTGACCCGTGGACGCCCGATTCTATATTCCCAAACAACTGGTTTTCATCACACATAACCGGAGAGCTTGTGCTTTATCCAATGTTTGCAGAAAACCGGAGGTTGGAAAGGAAACCCGAGGTGATGAACCTGCTTCGCCGGAAGATGGATCACCGCAAAGTGGTGGATCTTACACACTGGGAAAATGAGGGTGAGTTCCTGGAGGGTACGGGTAGCATGATTTTCGACCGTTACAAACGGATAGTATACTGTTGCCGCTCAAAACGTACATCGGAAAAAGTTCTGGCTGATTTTTGTTCACTTATGAATTATGATGCCGTTGTTTTTGATGCAATAGATAAAAAAGGCAATCCGGTCTATCATACAAACGTGATGATGTCGGTGGGGACACAGATAGCAGTGGTGTCACTTGAATCCATCAGAGAGGAGAAAGAACGCAGCAAGGTTATCTCCAGCCTTGTTTCTTCTGGAAAAATTATCGTGAACATTTCGTTGGATCAGGTTGCACATTTTGCCGGTAACATGCTTGAGCTAAAAAGCCGGGGCGGACATCCGGTCATGGTGATGTCTTCATCGGCACGTGGTGTGCTGACAACGGCACAGGAAACCATCATCTCTACGTACAATTCAATTGTTTCGGCAGATCTTACAACTATTGAGACAAATGGTGGCGGCTCCGCACGCTGTATGATTGCAGAAATATTTCACTAA
- the mscL gene encoding large-conductance mechanosensitive channel protein MscL: MSFKSELKEFLMRGSVVDMAVGIVIGGAFGKIVTSFVNDILMPPIALITDQGQFTDLKLVLRQAVMEGTEVISPAVTWNYGAFIQAVVDFLIIGTSIFLVIKGMNSLKRKKEEEPAPEAPAEPTKEESLLTEIRDLLKNK; encoded by the coding sequence ATGTCATTTAAATCAGAACTCAAAGAATTTTTAATGCGCGGCAGTGTTGTGGACATGGCCGTGGGAATTGTAATTGGCGGGGCATTCGGGAAGATAGTTACTTCTTTCGTGAACGACATTTTAATGCCGCCTATCGCTTTAATCACTGACCAGGGACAATTCACAGACCTCAAGCTTGTTTTAAGACAGGCGGTAATGGAGGGAACCGAGGTGATTTCACCTGCTGTTACATGGAATTACGGAGCCTTCATTCAGGCAGTAGTCGACTTCCTTATAATCGGCACATCAATCTTCCTCGTTATCAAAGGTATGAACTCACTTAAACGCAAAAAAGAGGAAGAGCCAGCACCGGAAGCTCCGGCAGAACCGACAAAAGAAGAGTCATTGCTGACAGAAATCCGGGATTTGTTGAAAAACAAATAA
- a CDS encoding DUF6249 domain-containing protein yields the protein MEDLIAIIAIVCIFGLPVIAGIILGMRAIKSRNDERMGLINQGIIPPDTPKKKAAPNRLVSLRNGIVLVALGIGIIVGFLCSEYLAIGEGNEFWVTGASVVFFLGIGYLIYFLVTQKMPLTQQKEETEQE from the coding sequence ATGGAAGATTTAATTGCTATTATTGCTATAGTTTGTATCTTTGGCCTGCCGGTTATTGCCGGTATAATCCTGGGAATGAGAGCTATCAAAAGTCGGAATGATGAACGGATGGGATTAATTAATCAGGGAATTATTCCTCCCGACACTCCAAAAAAGAAAGCAGCCCCCAACAGGCTCGTGTCACTCAGGAACGGGATTGTGCTTGTTGCTCTTGGAATAGGGATAATTGTCGGATTCCTATGCTCAGAATACCTGGCAATCGGAGAAGGGAATGAGTTCTGGGTAACTGGTGCCAGTGTGGTTTTCTTTCTCGGGATAGGTTATCTGATCTATTTCCTGGTAACTCAAAAAATGCCGCTTACGCAGCAAAAAGAGGAAACAGAACAGGAATAA
- a CDS encoding RNA polymerase sigma factor produces the protein MNENQRIQQVLSGNTSAFAYFVETYQVMAITIAYRICGNIQDAEDVVQESYVKAFRNLRSFRSDSKFSTWLYRIVYNTAITHTKTQMWIGVREAGIEDASHLADNTLEMNMDEKERKEIVADVMQKMPKGDALLLTLYYMEDNPVKEIAKITGLNEPNVKVKLFRARKLFKEMVVSSYGMQVTGS, from the coding sequence ATGAACGAGAATCAGCGTATACAACAGGTGCTTTCGGGAAACACTTCCGCGTTCGCATACTTTGTCGAGACCTATCAGGTTATGGCGATCACCATAGCCTATCGGATCTGCGGTAATATACAGGATGCGGAAGATGTTGTGCAGGAAAGTTATGTAAAGGCATTCAGGAATCTGCGCAGTTTTCGCTCCGACAGCAAATTTTCCACATGGTTGTATCGTATAGTTTACAATACTGCTATTACGCATACAAAGACACAAATGTGGATAGGTGTCAGAGAGGCAGGGATCGAAGATGCGTCTCATCTGGCTGATAATACACTGGAAATGAACATGGATGAAAAGGAAAGGAAAGAGATTGTTGCAGACGTAATGCAGAAAATGCCTAAGGGAGATGCGCTTTTACTAACGCTTTACTATATGGAGGACAATCCAGTAAAAGAGATTGCTAAAATAACAGGTTTAAACGAACCGAACGTCAAGGTGAAACTGTTCAGGGCAAGGAAACTTTTCAAGGAGATGGTTGTTTCGAGTTATGGAATGCAGGTTACAGGTTCATAA
- a CDS encoding S41 family peptidase, whose product MYKQIIITALSVLLAWGNLFAQFRPSPDGVKLERTIQLIKSLYVDDVDSKKLAEAAIRAMLAELDPHSSYLNEEEVLAMNEPLQGNFNGIGISFNMLTDTLYVMEVISGGPSQKVGILPGDKIIQVNDTTIAGVKMGNQEVVKRLRGPKGTVVNVKIQRRGVPGLMEFRIVRDKIPITSIDASYMVTHNVGYIRLSRFGVTSGTEFKMAERELRSKGMKHLILDLTDNGGGILQTANEIADEFLGENKLIVYTEGKNQPRFTMNASGNDELKGGKLVVLVNGASASASEILAGAIQDWDRGVVVGRRTFGKGLVQRQLPLPDGTMIRLTVARYYTPTGRSIQKPYETGNIDAYNRDFVNRYNHGELFVADSIRFPDSLRYTTLVNKRTVYGGGGIMPDYFVPMDTTSGTMFHANLNAKGIINRAAISEVDIKREVLLQKYPDVLSFNKGYIISDEVVGRLKNIAKEENVEWNDDEFTTSRPLIFVQFKALMARDLFDSSAFFRIINEENDIFLEGLKIISDDNRYNGLLRGVGSNVGQLSRK is encoded by the coding sequence ATGTATAAACAGATAATTATTACTGCCCTAAGCGTACTCCTTGCTTGGGGTAACTTATTTGCGCAATTCAGGCCATCACCCGATGGGGTAAAACTGGAAAGAACAATTCAACTTATAAAAAGCTTGTATGTTGATGATGTAGATTCAAAAAAACTTGCCGAAGCAGCAATACGCGCAATGCTTGCAGAGCTCGACCCCCACTCGTCGTACCTTAACGAAGAGGAGGTGCTGGCTATGAATGAACCCTTACAAGGGAACTTCAACGGAATAGGCATATCGTTCAATATGCTTACTGATACCCTTTACGTGATGGAGGTGATTTCAGGTGGCCCGTCACAGAAGGTAGGTATCCTCCCGGGAGATAAAATCATTCAGGTGAATGACACCACTATTGCCGGCGTGAAAATGGGTAATCAGGAAGTGGTGAAGCGCCTTCGCGGCCCTAAAGGGACAGTTGTCAACGTAAAGATTCAGCGCAGGGGTGTTCCCGGGTTAATGGAGTTTCGTATCGTAAGGGATAAAATCCCTATCACAAGTATCGATGCTTCCTACATGGTTACACACAATGTGGGGTACATCCGTCTCAGCAGGTTTGGTGTTACCTCAGGAACTGAGTTCAAAATGGCAGAAAGAGAGTTGAGATCAAAAGGGATGAAGCATCTTATTCTCGATCTTACCGATAACGGCGGAGGTATACTGCAAACTGCTAATGAGATAGCTGATGAGTTCCTGGGCGAGAATAAACTGATAGTTTATACCGAAGGAAAGAACCAGCCCCGTTTTACAATGAACGCTTCCGGCAACGATGAATTGAAGGGAGGTAAGCTGGTGGTACTGGTTAACGGGGCATCGGCATCAGCAAGTGAGATCCTCGCCGGAGCCATTCAGGATTGGGACAGAGGTGTGGTAGTGGGGAGAAGGACTTTTGGTAAAGGCCTGGTACAACGCCAGCTGCCTCTACCTGACGGTACTATGATACGACTTACAGTTGCAAGATATTATACCCCTACAGGAAGAAGTATTCAGAAACCGTATGAAACGGGAAACATTGATGCCTATAACCGTGATTTTGTGAATCGTTACAATCACGGTGAACTTTTTGTTGCAGACAGCATTCGCTTTCCCGACTCTCTCAGATATACAACACTGGTGAATAAACGTACTGTATACGGTGGAGGAGGGATAATGCCGGATTATTTTGTGCCCATGGATACTACTTCAGGAACAATGTTTCATGCGAACCTTAATGCGAAAGGAATTATCAACAGGGCTGCTATCTCTGAGGTGGACATTAAACGTGAAGTGTTGTTGCAGAAATATCCAGATGTGCTTTCTTTTAACAAAGGATACATTATATCTGACGAGGTGGTGGGAAGGTTGAAAAATATTGCTAAAGAAGAAAATGTTGAGTGGAACGATGATGAGTTCACTACCTCCCGCCCTTTGATTTTTGTTCAGTTTAAGGCACTGATGGCTAGAGACCTGTTTGACTCATCGGCCTTTTTTAGGATTATCAACGAAGAAAATGATATCTTTCTGGAAGGATTGAAGATTATTTCAGATGATAACCGCTATAACGGATTATTAAGAGGCGTTGGCAGTAATGTAGGGCAGTTAAGCAGAAAGTGA
- the coaD gene encoding pantetheine-phosphate adenylyltransferase, with amino-acid sequence MFQTTVPDKRIAVFPGTFDPFTTGHESLVRRGLSLMDEIVIAIGVNESKSSFFTLDKRLEMIRELYKNEPRVRVESYDSLTIEFARKTGARYILRGIRSVVDFEYEKTIADMNRTISGIETFVLFTEPALTHVSSSHVRELLRYGHDVSCFIPKGMKI; translated from the coding sequence ATGTTCCAAACAACTGTACCCGATAAACGGATTGCTGTTTTTCCAGGCACTTTTGACCCATTCACAACTGGCCATGAGTCGCTGGTACGCCGCGGATTGTCTTTAATGGACGAAATTGTAATCGCGATAGGAGTCAATGAATCAAAAAGCTCATTTTTTACTTTGGACAAACGTCTTGAAATGATTCGCGAGTTATATAAAAACGAACCCCGTGTAAGGGTTGAAAGCTACGACTCGCTAACAATCGAATTCGCCCGGAAAACTGGAGCACGGTACATTCTGCGTGGTATAAGGTCGGTAGTGGATTTCGAGTACGAGAAAACAATTGCCGATATGAACCGAACTATTTCGGGAATAGAAACGTTTGTATTATTCACTGAACCCGCTTTAACACACGTCAGTTCCTCACACGTAAGGGAACTGCTGCGTTACGGCCATGATGTCAGCTGCTTTATTCCAAAAGGGATGAAGATTTGA